Proteins encoded together in one Coffea arabica cultivar ET-39 chromosome 2c, Coffea Arabica ET-39 HiFi, whole genome shotgun sequence window:
- the LOC113727299 gene encoding uncharacterized protein: protein MAVFSATCRVDVDFLHQNGSIPCINDSLGDDELRAILLKLENDKDKELFGLVCKRWLHLQSSERRKLCARAGPHMLRRMAARFTRLVELDLSQSTSRSFYPGVTDSDLSVIATAFSCLRNLILQNCKGISDIGMKAIAAHLPYLQSLDVSYCRKLRDEGLSAVAQGCRDLRVLHLAGCRFVTDSLLRTLSDNCNNLEELGLQGCSSITDSGLVLLVQGCWRLKNLDVNKCSNVGDIGVTSVSKACSSLKTLKLLDCYNVGDASILSVANFCGDLQNLIIGGCRDVSDESLKQLAVACSNSLKNLRMDWCLNISDSSIECILQNCKQLEVLDIGCCEEVTDAAFQGLGGGLFELHLKILKVSNCPKITVVGIGNLLKSCNSLKYLDVRSCPHVTKADCDQAGLQFPETCKVNFTGSLTEPEVLF, encoded by the exons ATGGCCGTCTTCTCTGCCACCTGTAGGGTTGATGTTGATTTTTTACATCAAAATGGCTCCATTCCGTGCATAAATGACAGCCTAGGCGATGACGAGCTTCGGGCCATTTTACTTAAGCTGGAAAATGACAAAGATAAGGAGTTGTTTGGACTAGTTTGTAAGCGATGGCTTCACTTGCAAAGCAGCGAAAGACGCAAACTTTGTGCTCGGGCCGGACCCCACATGCTCCGGAGAATGGCGGCTCGGTTCACTCGTTTGGTCGAACTTGATCTCTCTCAGTCCACTTCCAGGTCTTTCTACCCCGGTGTCACTGACTCTGATCTTTCCGTAATTGCCACGGCTTTCTCATGCCTCAGAAACCTCATTCTTCAGAATTGTAAag GTATATCAGATATAGGTATGAAAGCAATCGCTGCTCATCTCCCTTATCTGCAGTCATTAGATGTTTCATATTGTAGGAAACTAAGAGACGAGGGGTTGTCTGCTGTGGCTCAGGGCTGTCGTGACCTGAGAGTCTTACATCTTGCTGGCTGCAGATTTGTGACGGATTCATTGTTAAGAACTCTTTCTGACAACTGCAATAACCTAGAAGAATTGGGTTTGCAAGGATGCTCAAGCATAACCGATTCTGGTCTTGTGCTTCTTGTTCAAGGCTGTTGGAGGCTGAAGAACTTAGATGTAAACAAATGCAGCAATGTTGGTGATATAGGGGTAACTAGTGTTTCTAAAGCTTGTTCTTCTTTGAAGACATTGAAGTTGTTGGATTGCTATAATGTTGGAGATGCATCCATATTATCTGTGGCCAACTTCTGTGGAGATCTTCAGAATTTAATAATTGGTGGTTGCCGCGACGTATCTGATGAGTCCCTCAAGCAATTGGCAGTTGCTTGTAGCAACAGTCTTAAGAATCTTCGGATGGATTGGTGTTTAAACATTTCAGATTCTTCAATAGAGTGCATACTTCAAAATTGCAAGCAGCTTGAGGTGCTTGATATAGGTTGCTGTGAAGAGGTGACAGATGCTGCATTTCAGGGACTTGGAGGTGGACTCTTCGAGCTTCATTTGAAGATTTTGAAGGTTAGTAACTGTCCAAAGATCACGGTAGTAGGGATTGGCAATCTATTGAAGTCGTGCAACTCTCTCAAATATCTTGATGTACGGTCATGCCCTCATGTTACTAAAGCGGATTGTGATCAGGCCGGATTGCAGTTTCCTGAAACTTGTAAAGTTAACTTTACTGGGAGTTTGACTGAGCCTGAGGTGTTATTCTAG
- the LOC113727301 gene encoding uncharacterized protein isoform X1, producing the protein MATIRMIDIAVNLTDGMFKGIYNGKKYHVADIVAVLSRAWSAGVDRIIVTGGFLEESKEALAIAETDARLFCMLDVHPTRCKVTVDTLLNAILKLLNV; encoded by the exons ATGGCGACTATCCGAATGATTG ATATAGCAGTCAATCTCACTG ATGGTATGTTCAAAGGAATATACAACGGCAAGAAATACCATGTGGCAGATATTGTTGCAGTACTCAGCAGGGCTTGGAGCGCCGGTGTTGATCGAATTATT GTTACTGGTGGATTTCTAGAGGAATCAAAAGAAGCTCTTGCTATTGCTGAAACTGATG CAAGACTTTTTTGCATGCTTGATGTGCACCCAACAAGATGCAAAGTGACTGTTGATACTCTTCTGAATGCCATCCTTAAGTTATTGAATGTGTGA
- the LOC113727301 gene encoding uncharacterized protein isoform X2, whose amino-acid sequence MATIRMIDGMFKGIYNGKKYHVADIVAVLSRAWSAGVDRIIVTGGFLEESKEALAIAETDARLFCMLDVHPTRCKVTVDTLLNAILKLLNV is encoded by the exons ATGGCGACTATCCGAATGATTG ATGGTATGTTCAAAGGAATATACAACGGCAAGAAATACCATGTGGCAGATATTGTTGCAGTACTCAGCAGGGCTTGGAGCGCCGGTGTTGATCGAATTATT GTTACTGGTGGATTTCTAGAGGAATCAAAAGAAGCTCTTGCTATTGCTGAAACTGATG CAAGACTTTTTTGCATGCTTGATGTGCACCCAACAAGATGCAAAGTGACTGTTGATACTCTTCTGAATGCCATCCTTAAGTTATTGAATGTGTGA
- the LOC113727303 gene encoding dehydrodolichyl diphosphate synthase CPT3-like, whose translation MTKKIGDQAGKMFEYFGSFLRKGIFSVLSVGPVPDHIAFIMDGNRRYAKKRNLLDGAGHRCGYLALMNMLKYCYELGVKYVTIYAFSIDNFRRRPEEVQSTMQLILEKIEDLIKEESMVNQYGVRIYFLGSLKLLSKPVRLAAERAMVATSGNSKSVLSICLAYTSSDEILHAVQECCEEKWDEGSALESKGAGNGLVFLKGNKNGKTKPSIVVKDLEKHMYAAVTPDPDIIIRTSGETRLSNFLLWQSANCLLYAPAILWPEIGLWHLVWAVLDFQRNFSYLKEKTKLS comes from the coding sequence atgacaaaaaaaattgGTGATCAAGCTGGCAAAATGTTCGAATATTTTGGGAGTTTCTTGAGAAAAGGTATTTTTTCAGTTCTTTCGGTTGGACCTGTTCCTGATCACATTGCATTTATTATGGATGGAAATCGAAGATACGCTAAGAAGAGGAATTTGTTAGATGGTGCTGGCCATAGGTGTGGGTATTTAGCTCTCATGAACATGCTTAAATACTGTTATGAGTTAGGTGTGAAGTATGTTACAATTTACGCCTTCAGCATTGACAATTTTAGAAGACGTCCTGAAGAAGTTCAGTCCACTATGCAGTTGATACTAGAGAAAATTGAAGATTTGATTAAGGAGGAGAGCATGGTCAATCAGTACGGCGTTAGGATTTACTTTCTAGGCAGTCTTAAACTTTTGAGCAAGCCGGTAAGGTTGGCCGCAGAGAGGGCCATGGTTGCTACTTCTGGGAATTCAAAATCTGTGCTGTCAATTTGTCTTGCCTACACTTCCTCAGATGAAATTTTGCATGCTGTTCAAGAGTGTTGTGAAGAAAAATGGGATGAAGGGAGTGCATTGGAGTCAAAAGGAGCTGGAAATGGTTTAGTTTTTCTGAAAGGAAACAAGAATGGCAAGACCAAGCCTTCAATCGTAGTCAAAGATTTAGAGAAACATATGTATGCTGCAGTTACACCTGATCCTGATATAATTATACGTACTTCTGGTGAGACTCGATTGAGTAACTTTCTTTTGTGGCAAAGTGCTAACTGTCTTTTATATGCACCCGCTATACTTTGGCCAGAGATTGGTCTTTGGCATTTGGTTTGGGCGGTCTTGGATTTTCAAAGAAATTTCTCTTATTTGAAGGAGAAAACTAAGCTATCATAA